CAGCTGTTCACCGTCAATTGATGAGTGATGTGCCTTATGGAGTGTTATTATCAGGAGGATTGGATTCTTCTATTACTTCGGCAGTCGCCAAAAAATATGCTCAAAAACGTATCGAATCTGGTGATACTGTTGATGCTTGGTATCCACAATTACACTCGTTTGCCGTAGGTTTAGAAGGTTCGCCTGATTTAGCAGCAGCGCAAGTAGTAGCCGATCATTTAGGAACCATTCACCACGAAATAAAATTCACCATTCAAGAAGGATTAGATGCTGTTCGAGATGTGATTTATAATTTGGAAACTTACGATGTGACGACTGTTCGTGCCTCAACGCCAATGTATTTGATGGCAAGGGTCATCAAGTCAATGGGAATTAAAATGGTACTTTCAGGCGAAGGTTCAGATGAATTGTTTGGTGGCTATTTGTATTTCCATAAAGCACCAAATGCTAAAGAATTTCATGAAGAAACCGTTCGTAAATTAAGCAAATTACACATGTACGATTGCTTACGTGCCAACAAAAGTTTAGCTGCTTGGGGAATCGAAGGACGTGTGCCATTTTTGGATAAAGAATTTATGGATGTGGCTATGCGAATCAACCCACAAGACAAAATGATTAATGGGGAAAGAATGGAAAAATGGGTGTTAAGGAAAGCTTTTGAAGATATGTTGCCAGCCAGTGTTGCTTGGAGACAAAAAGAACAATTTAGTGATGGAGTAGGATACAGTTGGATTGATACTTTGAAAGAAATGGTAGCCAAAGAAATTTCGGATGACCAATTAGCAAATGCTAAATATAAGTTTCCGTTGCAAACACCAACATCAAAAGAAGAATATTATTACCGTTCTATTTTTAACGAACATTTCCCAAGTGATGCAGCAGCTTTATGTGTTCCCCAAGAAGCAAGTGTAGCATGTAGTACCAAAATTGCATTAGAATGGGATGCGGCCTTTAAAAACATGAATGATCCTTCTGGTAGAGCTGTCGCAAATGTGCACGATGATGCCTATGTAAAAGCATAAAAGCGATAGTATTCGCTTTAAAAAGAAACTCAATGGTAAAGTATTGAGTTTAGATTGAAGTTTAGTTTGTTTGTTAAAAACGCTCGGCATTTTTGTTGAGCGTTTTTTTGTTGAAATCATGCCAAAAATGTTAATAACTTAAAGGTTTTAAAGCCAATTTTGAATAGGAAATCCTATGCGTTTTTATATATTTGCTCGTTAGACAAAATTAGATTTTTTACGATAAAATAATATGAGCGACGAGATTAAAAAGAACAGTTATTCGGCCGATAGTATTCAGGCATTAGAAGGAATGGAGCACGTAAGAATGCGCCCTTCCATGTATATTGGAGATACTGGAGTTAGAGGTTTGCATCACTTGGTTTATGAAGTGGTAGATAACTCTATCGATGAGGCTTTAGCTGGACATTGTGACACTATCGGTGTTATTATAAACGAAGATAATTCGGTTACCGTTGAAGATAACGGACGTGGAATTCCTGTTGACATGCACAAAAAAGAAGGTGTGTCAGCTCTTGAGGTGGTAATGACCAAAATTGGTGCAGGAGGAAAGTTTGATAAAGATTCCTATAAAGTTTCTGGAGGTCTTCACGGAGTTGGAGTTTCCTGCGTAAATGCACTTTCTGATCATTTGAGAGCTACTGTTTTCAGAGAAGGAAAAGTGTACGAGCAAGAATACGAAAAAGGAAAAGCAATGTATCCTGTAAAGCAAATTGGCGAAACAACCAAACGCGGAACCATGGTTACTTTCCATCCTGATAAAAGTATCTTTACACAAACTATAGAATACTCCTACGATACCCTTGCTGGACGTATGCGTGAGTTGTCTTTCTTGAACAAAGGAATCACAATAACACTTACGGATAGAAGAGATGTAAATGATAAAGGGGAATTCAATTCAGAAGTTTTTCATTCCAAAGAAGGATTAAAAGAATTTGTTCGGTTTTTAGATAAAGGTAGAGAAGCTATCATTTCGCATGTAATTGGCATGGAAAATGAAAAAGGGGAAGTTCCTGTTGAAGTAGCATTGGTTTATAACACTAGCTATTCTGAAAACATTTTCTCTTATGTAAATAATATCAATACTCACGAAGGAGGAACGCATTTGCAAGGTTTCCGTATGGGATTAACCCGTACCTTGAAAAAATATGCTGATGCTTCTGGACTTTTAGATAAATTGAAATTTGAGATTTCAGGGGATGACTTCCGTGAAGGATTAACCGCTATCATTTCAGTAAAAGTTTCAGAGCCTCAATTTGAAGGACAAACTAAAACCAAATTGGGTAACAGAGAAGTAGTTTCTCCAGTATCTCAAGCAGTGGCTGAAATGTTAGAAAACTATTTGGAAGAAAATCCAAATGATGCTAAAATCATTGTTCAGAAAGTTATTCTAGCAGCTCAAGCACGTCATGCAGCTAAAAAAGCACGTGAAATGGTACAACGTAAAACCGTTTTAGGCGGTGGAGGTTTACCAGGAAAATTGTCTGATTGTTCAGAACAAGATCCAGCAAAATGCGAAGTGTATCTTGTAGAGGGAGATTCGGCGGGTGGAACTGCTAAGCAAGGTCGTGATAGAAACTTTCAAGCGATTTTGCCTTTGAGAGGTAAGATTCTGAATGTGGAAAAAGCCATGCATCACAAGGTATTTGAAAACGAAGAGATTCGAAATATATTCACCGCACTAGGGGTTACCATTGGTACGGATGAAGATTCTAAAGCCTTGAACTTAGAAAAGCTGCGTTATCATAAAGTAATCATCATGTGTGATGCCGACGTCGACGGTAGTCACATTTCTACCTTAATATTAACGTTCTTCTTCCGATTTATGAAAGAACTGATTGAAGGCGGACACGTTTATATTGCAGCACCACCTTTATATTTAGTTAAAAAAGGAAACAAAAAAGAATACGCTTGGAATGATGATCAACGTGATTCAGCTAATGAGAGAATGGGAGGAAGTGCAGCGATTCAACGTTACAAAGGTCTAGGGGAAATGAATGCTGAGCAATTATGGGAAACTACCATGGATCCAAACTTTAGAACTTTACGTCGTGTAACTATCGATAGTTTAGCGGAAGCCGATAGAGTATTCTCTATGTTGATGGGAGATGAAGTGCCACCAAGAAGAGAGTTTATAGAGAAGAATGCAGTGTATGCTAAGATAGATGCATAGATTATTTTAAATTTTGAATTATAAATTTTAAATGATTCAAAATTTAATGTTCAATTTAAAATTCAAAATTTATAATTTAAAATAAAATCAATGAAAGTTACGATTGTAGGAGCAGGAAACGTTGGTGCCACTTGTGCTGATGCTATTGCTTACAGAAGAATTGCCAGCGAAATTGTGTTGGTAGATATTAGAGAAGGTTTTGCAGAAGGAAAAGCTTTAGACATTACCCAAACACAAACTACTTTAGGGTTTAATACTAAAGTTACTGGAAGTACAAATGATTATGCAAAAACAGCAGGAAGCGATGTTGTAGTTATTACATCCGGAATTCCTAGAAAGCCAGGAATGACTCGTGAAGAATTAATTGGAATCAACGCTGGTATTGTGAAGTCGGTTGCAGAAAGCTTATTGCAACATTCTCCTAAGGCAATTTTTGTTATAGTCTCTAACCCAATGGATACTATGACTTATTTGACTTTTAAATCTTTAGGATTACCAAAAAATAGAGTTATCGGAATGGGAGGAACTTTAGATAGTTCTCGATTCAAAACCTACTTGTCACTTGCTTTAGACAAACCTGCGAATGACATTCAAGGAATGGTAATTGGAGGTCACGGAGATACTACTATGATTCCGTTAACAAGATTAGCTTCTTATAATGGAGTGCCAGTTTCTGAATTTTTATCGACAGCCGAATTAGAAAAAGTTTCCGCAGATACTATGGTGGGAGGCGCTACATTGACGGGGTTATTAGGAACTTCTGCTTGGTATGCTCCAGGAGCTTCTGTTTCTTATTTAGTAGATGCTATTTTGAATGACCAAAAGAAAATGATTCCTTGTTCAGTATATCTAGAAGGAGAATATGGACAGAGTGATATTTGTATCGGAGTGCCATGTATCATTGGTAGAAACGGTGTAGAGAAGATTGTTGATATTACTTTAAATGATGAAGAAAAAGCCAAATTTGCTAAGAGTGCTGATGCAGTAAGAGCGATGAATGGTGATTTGAAATCGATATTAGGTTAAGGGATATTTACCACCTAAATTATAAAAAGAGATTGTACTGCAAAGTGCAATCTTTTTTTGTTTTTAAGCCACTACTAACGCCCGTCTATAGGGATATAAAAATTAACCGTATAAACGGTTCAGTTTATAGGCATAAACAAAACGGTTTATAGGCATAAATCATTCAGTTTATAGGCATAAACTAAACGGTTTATCAGCATAAATAAAAAGATTATAATTTGAGACTCAAAAAAACTACAATTTTCACCCTATTTTTTTTGATATTAATCGATAAAATATTGGTTAATCACACTTAGAATTATATATTTGCACGTTTCAAAAAAAGCCGAAACCTTGTAAATACAAAGGATTATAGTCTAAGCCCTTGTATTTCAGGAGTTTTTTGCTTTTAAAAACCAATAATATTAAACCAAAGAATTAATTAATTTTTAGTAATAATGCAGAATAAAGGACTAGTTAAATTTTTCGCAATACTATTTGCATTGGTAAGTATCTACCAACTTTCATTCACATTTGTGGCCAACAAGGTAAAAAATGATGCCAAGGCTTTTGCAGGAGGACATCCTGAAAAAGAAATTAAATATCTTGACTCTATTGGAAAAGAAAAAGTTTTCAGTTTAGGGTTTACCGATTTTAATTACAATGAAGTAAAAGATAAACAAATCAATAAAGGTCTTGACCTTGAAGGAGGAATTAACGTTATTCTACAAATATCTGTAAAAGATGTATTGAAAGGATTGTCTAATTACTCTAAAAACCCAGTTTTCAATAAAGCGTTAGAAGATGCAACTAGAGACAGAGTGGGGAATCAAAGTTACTTAGATGCTTTTTATATTGCTTTTGATAATGAGTCAAGAGGGACTGTGAAATTAGCAGATCCTAGTATTTTTGCGAATAGAAATTTACAAGGAGAAATTGATTTCAAAATGACAGATGCTCAAGTGAAAAAAGTCTTGGGTAAAAAAGTTGATGAGTCAGTAGAATCTGCCTTTGGTGTATTAAGAAAACGTATCGATAAGTTTGGGGTAACTCAACCAAATATAGCTAAATTAGGTCAAACAGGAAGAATCTTGGTAGAATTACCAGGAGCTAAAGATGTTGACCGTATTAAAAAATTATTACAAAGTACCGCTCAATTAGAGTTCTGGGAAACTTATAAAGCAGAAGAATTAATGGGCTTCTTAGGTTCGGCTAACGAGGCTTTGAAAGCAACCGTTAAAACGGATGAGAAAGTAGCTGCTGCAAAACCTGCAGATTCATTGACTAAATTGTTAACAGACAAAGACAAAGATTCAACGGCTACAAAAAAAGGAAAAAACCCTTTATTTGATAAATTCATTTCTCAAGGTGGAGGACCAATCTTAGTTATTGCTTCGCCAAAAGATACTGCTGTAATCAACGGTTATTTAAAAAGACCAGAGATTCACAACTTATTACCAGCAGACAAACGTTACGCTAAATTTGTTTGGGGAAAACCAGAAGTTAAAGTAGATGAAAAAACCAAAAAAGAAACAGAAACTGTTGGTTTGTATGCTTTAAAAGGTAACAGAGACAATGTAGCGCCGTTAAGTGGTGGTGTTATTGTAGATGCTATGGATACGTTTGACCAAATGGGTAAACCAGCCGTTTCTATGCAAATGAACGGACAAGGTGCAAGAGTTTGGGAAGAATTAACAGGAAGAGCTTACACTCAAAAAAGCTATATCGCTATTGCTTTAGATAACATTGTGTATTCTGCACCTGGAGTTACTTCAGGTCCAATTTCTGGAGGTAGATCTGAAATCTCTGGAAACTTTGATATTGCTGAAACTAAAGATTTAGCCAACGTATTAAGAGCTGGTAAATTACCTGCTGCTGCCGAGATTGTACAATCTGAAGTAGTTGGACCTTCTTTAGGTCAAAAAGCTATTGATGCAGGTACAACATCGTCTATTGTTGGATTCTTATTAGTATGTTTATGGATGGTGTTCTATTACGGAAGAGCGGGTTGGTATGCTAACGTTGCGCTTTTAGTGAACTTACTTTTCTTATTCGGAATCTTAGCAAGTTTAGGTGCGGTTTTAACTTTACCAGGTATTGCAGGTATCGTGTTAACATTAGGTACAGCAGTAGATGCGAACATCATCATCTATGAAAGGGCAAAAGAAGAGCTAAGGGATGGGAAGTCATTAGCTGATGCAGTAAAAGCATCTTACGGTTGGAAAGGAGCTATGCGTTCTATCATTGATGCAAACGTTACTCACGTTTTAACTGGAGCTATTTTATTCATCTTCGGTACTGGTCCAATCCAAGGATTTGCAACTACTTTATTAATTGGTATTTTCACTTCGTTATTTACTTCTATCTTCATCGCAAGAATGTTTATTGATAGAGATATCGCGAAAAATGCTAACTTAACATTTACAACTAACTTAACTAAAAATTGGTTTACAGGTTTCCATTTTGATTTCATTGGAATTAAAAAATGGTCATATTTAATTTCCTCTATTGTTATTATTGGAAGTTGTGTTTCATTTTATGTTAATGGTTTAGACGAAGGTGTTGATTTTGTTGGAGGAAGAACGTTCCAAGTGAAATTTGAAAAACCAGTAGAACCTACTCAAGTATCAGATGAATTATCAGCTGAATTTAAAACAGGGGTTGAGGCTAAAGTATTTGGTGAAGATGACCAATTAAAAATTACAACAAAATACAAAATTAAAGAAGATGGAGTAGGAGTTGATAAAGAAGTTAATGAAAAATTATACAATGGCTTGAAAAAATATTTCAACGCTAATATGACTTATGATAAATTCATCAATACTTATGACGGAAAACAAGTAGGAGTATTGCAAGCTTCTAAAGTAGGAGCTGCGATTTCTGCCGATATTAAGACTAACTCATTCTGGGCGGTTTTAGGAGCTATGTTAGTAGTTGGTTTATATCTTGTAATTTCCTTCCGTAAATGGCAGTATTCTCTTGGAGCATTAGCTGCAGTAGTCCATGACGTTATCTTTGTATTAGGTATTTATTCTATTTGTTACAAGTTCATGCCTTTCCACATGGAAATGGATCAGCACTTTATCGCAGCTATCTTAACAGTAATTGGATACTCTATGAATGATACCGTAATTGTATTTGACAGAATTAGAGAGTTCTTAGCTGGAGACAGAAAAGGACACTTTAAAGATGTGGTAAATGCTTCTATTAATACTACGTTATCAAGAACATTAAATACTTCGTTAACGATGATTATGGTATTATTAATCATGTTCATTTTTGGTGGAGAATCAATCAGAGGATTTATCTTCGCTATGTTGATTGGTATTATCGTAGGAACTTATTCATCGTTATTCATAGCAACACCAGTTTTAGTGGATACCATGAGCAAAGAAGCTATTGAAGATATTGAAAAAAGACACGGTAACTAAGTTACTTAGTTTATATATATTTGAAAAAGGGTTGTCAGTGTGGCAACCCTTTTTTTGTTAAATTTGTTACAAGAGATGGTAAATAAATATTCTTTAAAAATGAAAAGTAAAATTTTAAATCTACTATTGATTCTTACCTCGCTGATAGGTTATTTAGAGTGGGGGAAATCAAATCATTTATTTCTATTTCAAGTTGAAATGGAACTATTTTCAAAAATGTTTACACATCCAAGTACAGTACTTCATCCTTTTGTATTGCTTCCTTTTTTGGGACAATTACTATTGTTAATTACCCTTTTTCAGTCCACAACTAAAAGAACACTTACTTTTATAGGTATTGTCGCTTTGACCTTATTATTAGGATTTATGTTTGTGATTGGAGTTATGAGCTTAAATATCAAAATATTAGGTTCTACTATTCCATTTTTAGTGGTCGCTATTTTGACTATTAGTTATAATTTCAAAAATGTAACGCCAGTATAATAAAAAAACCGAACTAATTGTTCGGCTTTTTTATTATTTATCTTTCTTGATTATATTTCTCAATACGGCTTTGTCAGGGTAATTGATAACTTCTAAGGTGATTTCTTTTCCTTTTCTGGTTTTGCCATAGATGACATAGAGTTTACCTCCTTCTTCTTTGATATTGCTTTTATCAAAATCAACATCACCATTAGTCAAGGTGTTTTTGATGTCAAGTGTATCTACCCAATCTTCTGAAAGTCTTCGCGAGGCTTCAATATCATAAAGGAACGGCTTAGTTCTTAAGTCATTTAAAACTCGGGCATTGGGAAAATAATTGCAACGTGTGTCTTTTCCGCTGAATACAACAGCAACAAAAAAACAGCCCATAACTAAACCTACTAAGTAGTAGGCGAAACGTTGGTAAAACTTCATAGTAGATTAATTTTTGGCAAAAGTAATCAATGTTCTATATCCAATACATTTTTAAGGGAAGTTTATTATTAAAAAACAATCAAATTAATATCATTATCTGGTAAATTGAACCAATCGCCAATCGCTTTGTTGGTTAAAATTCCATGATAGAGATAGACTCCATTTTTCAACCCTTTATTACAACGGATAGCACTCTCTAAACCACCATCTTCAGCAATTTGAAGAAGGTAAGGTGTGATAATATTGCTAATAGAAAGCGAAGCCGTTTTGGAATATCGAGAAGGGATATTCGGGACGCAATAATGAATAATGTTATTTTTGATAAAAGTTGGATTTTCGTGAGTTGTTACTTCCGAAGTTTCAAAACAACCTCCAGTATCAATACTAATATCAACAATTACAGCTCCTTTTTTCATGTGTTCTACCATCGTCTCAGTAACAACAACTGGGCAACGTTCTTTACCTCGCAAAGCTCCAATCGCCACATCACATCTTCGCAAAGCTTTTAACAATGATTTTGGCTGAATAGTAGAAGTAAATATTCTTTGATTTAAATTATTTTGTAAACGACGTAGTTTGGTGATGGAGTTGTCAAAAACTTTTACATTGGCTCCTAAGCCTAAAGCAGTTTTTGCGGCAAATTCTCCAGCAGTTCCAGCGCCAAGAATCACTACATCGGTAGGGGGAACTCCAGTGATATTGCCTAGTAATAATCCTTTTCCGAATTCGTTGTTAATCATTAATTCGGCTGCAATTAATACTGAGGCCGTTCCTGCGATTTCGCTTAATGATTTCACAGCAGGATAGGAACCGTCTTCATCTTTGATGTATTCAAAAGCTAGAGCCGTTATTTTTTTCTTGGCTAAAGCTTCGAAATATTCTTTTTTTCGAGTCTTTAATTGAATGGCAGAAATGACAATGGTATTGCTATTGACTAAGGCAATTTCCTCCATGGTTAAAGGTTCGACCTTGAGTATCATGGGGCAACTTAAAACTTTTTTGGCATCTTTAGTAATCGTTGCTCCAGCATCGCTGAATTCTTTGTCGGTATAGCTTGAACTTAATCCAGCACCCGATTCAATCATTACTTTATGACCGTGAGAAGTCAGTGAATTAACTGCATCGGGAGTTAAGCAAATACGTCTTTCTTGATAAGAAGTTTCTTTGGGTATTCCTATGAAGAGCTCGCTTTTATGACGATATACTTCTAATTTTTCCTCTTGAGGTAAAAGCTGTTGCTTTGTGAAAGGGGTAATAGCCATACTGCACAATTGAATTTTGCACCAAATTACAAAAATTTATTCAATTAGCTCAATGTTAAATGTCTTTTACCGTCGATGGTTTGCGTTAATTTAGCCACCGAAAAATCATCAGGAAGTAAATTCGGAATTTTTTCTGCCCATTCGATAAGGCACCAATTTCCTGAAAATAAATAATCGTCAACACCCATATCTAAGGCTTCGGTCTCCGATTTTAATCGGTACATATCAAAATGATACACCCATTGATTATCATTGGTTTTGTATTCGTTTACTAACGAAAAAGTTGGACTACTTGTAGCATCTTGAACTCCAAGTTGTTTTGCCAAAGCCTTTATTAATGTTGTTTTTCCAACACCCATATTGCCATGAAAAAGCATTACTTTATTTGGGTTTTCGGCGATGATTTTTTGAGCTACTTCTTGAATTTCATCTAATGAAAAAATGATTTCCATAGGTCTAATAAACTATTTTGGATTAAAAACTAAAAACGGCACTATCATTTCTTCTAATGAAATTCCGCCATGTTGATAGGTATTTCTATAGTAACTAACGTAGTGATTATAATTGTTGACATAAGCCAAGAAAAAATCATTCTTTGCAAAAATATAAGAACTACTCATATTGATGGTTGGCAAACCAATTTTTTTAGGATCTTTTACAGCGTATACTTCCTTATCTTCATAAGTCAAACTTCTTCCGGTTTTATAACGCAGATTTAAACTAGTGTTTTTATCGCCAATCACTTTTGAAGGGTTTTTTACATTGATTGTTCCGTGGTCAGTAGTGATGATTAATTTGAATCCTAATTTTTGGGCTTGTTGAATAATTTCTAATAAAGGAGAGTTTTTAAACCAACTTAGTGTCAGGGAACGATAGGCTTTATCATCTGAAGCTAATTCTTTTACCACATCCATTTCTGTTTTGGCATGTGAAAGCATATCCACAAAATTATAAACGACGGTTACCAATTGGTTGTCTTTTAATCCTTTGAAGTTTTCAGCTAATTTTTTACCACTGGTTAAATTGGTAATTTTAAAATAATCTTGTTTGATATTTAAACCTAATCGTTTTAAATGAGCAGTAAGAAACTCGGCTTCATAAAGATTTTTTCCGCCATCTTCGACATCATTTTTCCAATATTGCGGGAACTGCTTTTCCATTTCTAATGGTGTTAAACCAGAGAAAATAGAATTTCGAGCATATTGTGTTGCAGTTGGTAAACTAGCGTAATATGGGACTTCTTTTTCAAGTTTATAATGATTGCTAACGACACCTTCAATAGCTTTCCATTGGTCGTAACGAAGATTATCTATAACTACAAAAAGGACAGGTTTATCTTTTTTAACCAATTCGGGAACAACTAATTCTCTGAACAAGGTATGAGATTGAATGGGTCTATCAGCTTTCGGTTCAAACCAATCTTCGTAATTACGTTCAATGAATTTTCCAAACTGCGAATTGGCTTCTACTTTTTGGCTTTCTAGAATTTCAAACATACTTTGATCGTTAATGTTTTCTAATTCCAATTCCCAAAAAAGTAATTTTTTATATAATTCTACCCAATCTTCATAGCTGTTTACCATGGCCATTTCCATAGCAATTTTTCGGAATTCTTTTTGATAATCTAAGGTTGTTTTTTCTGAAATTAATCTTGAATGGTCTAGGTTTTTCTTTAAACTTAGTAATATTTGATTTGGATTCACAGGTTTTATCAAATAGTCGGCTATTTTAGAACCTATGGCTTCTTCCATGATATATTCTTCCTCACTTTTGGTAATCATAATCATCGGTGTGGATGATTTTTTTTCTTTCATTTCTGAAAGTGTTTCCAAACCGCTCATTCCAGGCATGTTCTCATCAAGAAAGACTATGTCAAAATTGCCATCTTCAAAAGCATCAACAGCATCCCGACCATTATTAAAAGTAGTTACCTTATAATTTTTCTTTTCAAGGAATAAAATGTGTGGTTTAAGTAAATCAATTTCATCATCTACCCACAGAATTTTTATCGTATCCATAATCGTTATTGTTTGGTTGCAAATTACTATTTATAAAACGCAGTATTATTAAAATTATTATAAAACTGAAAAAGTTTTTTGATTTAGATAAACACAATACTATCAACTGATAATTATCATTTTTATATGAAATGGGAAGTGATACTTTTGAAGAAAAGAAGAAACATGAAAATCGAACAAATTTATACCGGATGTTTGGCTCATGTAGCCTATTATTTAGAAAGTGATGGGGAAGCCGCTATTTTTGACCCTTTGAGAGAAGTCCAACCCTACATTGACAGAGCTAGGAAAGATATTGCCAAAATAAAATATGTTTTTGAAACTCATTTTCATGCCGATTTTGTCTCGGGACATTTAGATTTAGCTTCAAAGGAAAAGGCTACCATTGTTTACGGACCAACAGCAAAACCCAATTTTGAAGCTTTGATTGCCAAAAATAATCAGATTTTTGAGGTCGGGAAGTGCAAGGTAAAAGCCATTCATACTCCGGGACATACTATGGAAAGCACTTGTTATTTATTGATAAATGAAGAGGGGAAAGAGTTTGGAATTATAACAGGAGATACTTTGTTTATTGGAGATGTTGGAAGACCAGACTTGGCACAACATGTTATTGCAGATTTAACACAAGATAAATTAGCTCGATTATTATTCCACTCTTTAAGAGAAAAAATCATGCCTCTTGCAGATGACTTGATTGTTTATCCAAATCATGGAGCAGGAAGTGCTTGTGGTAAAATGATGAGTAAAGAAATCACAGATACTTTAGGAAATCAAAAAAGAACGAATTATGCTTTAAATCCACAATTCACAGAAGACGAATTTGTATTGGCCATATTGACTGGGCTGAATACTCCTCCAGCATATTTTCCTAAGAATGTTTTAATGAATATTCAAGGCTATGAAAGTTTGGATGCCGTTATGCTTCGGGGTCAGAAACCATTTGATGCCAAAACTTTTGAACTTGTTGCTAATGAAACGCAAGCTTTAATTTTGGACACCCGTAAAGCATCAGAATTTTGTAAAGGGTTTATTCCCAATAGTATCAATATTGGATTGGAAAGTAATTTTGCTATGTGGGTTGGGGAATTAATCCCCGATTTGAAACAACAGATTTTAATCGTAGCAGATGATAATGAGAAAGTTCAAGAAACTATTATTCGATTGTCAAGAGTAGGTTATGATTATTGCATTGGCTATTTGGATGGGGGTTTTCAGACCTGGAAGAATGTCAATAAAGAAATCGATACTATAGATAGAATCACCGCAGAGGATTTAGTTATTTTGGAAGAAATTCATAAAGTGCCCATTTTTGATGTTAGAAAGCGAAGCGAATTTCAGTCAGAGCATATTGTTGGGGCTCAAAATGTTCCTTTAAATGAAATCAATAATTATTTGGATGCATTCCCAAGAGACCAATTTTTTGTAATTCATTGTTTGGGTGGATATCGTAGTATGATTGCAGCTTCTATATTAAAACAAAGAGGATTTGAAAATTTTGCAGATGTAGTAGGAGGGTTCAACGAAATCAAAATAACAGCAACTCCAATTTCAGACTATGTTTGTCCGACAACATTATTATAGCATAGTCAAAAGAATGTTAAAGTGTATCTGACATTTGTAATATTAATTACATTTGAGGAACTGTTGAAGTCAATATTAATTTAAATTTATAAAAATGAAAAAAGTAATTTCAATGATGGCAGTGGTGGCATTTTTATTCTCTATGAATGTTAATGCACAAGAAAAGCCAAAAGAAAAAAAGAAAGAAGTAGCTAAAACAGAAAAAACATGTGCTGCTGGTGAAAAGAAAATGTGTGCTGCAGGAGAAAAAAAATCTTGTTGTGCTGCTAAAAAAGCAGAAGAAAAAAAATAATTTATTTTTCTTTTATGAAAAAAGTGCTTGAAAATTCAAGCACTTTTTTTTGGTTTTAAGTAATCTTCAACATAATAACATACATTTGGTAACTTTTTTAATTTTTTTAGACCTATTCGTAATCAAAATTATAAACTTATGCAATTTAATACCAAACTTACTCTTTGCCTATTTTC
The window above is part of the Flavobacterium sp. N1994 genome. Proteins encoded here:
- the mdh gene encoding malate dehydrogenase, with protein sequence MKVTIVGAGNVGATCADAIAYRRIASEIVLVDIREGFAEGKALDITQTQTTLGFNTKVTGSTNDYAKTAGSDVVVITSGIPRKPGMTREELIGINAGIVKSVAESLLQHSPKAIFVIVSNPMDTMTYLTFKSLGLPKNRVIGMGGTLDSSRFKTYLSLALDKPANDIQGMVIGGHGDTTMIPLTRLASYNGVPVSEFLSTAELEKVSADTMVGGATLTGLLGTSAWYAPGASVSYLVDAILNDQKKMIPCSVYLEGEYGQSDICIGVPCIIGRNGVEKIVDITLNDEEKAKFAKSADAVRAMNGDLKSILG
- the asnB gene encoding asparagine synthase B — protein: MCGIVCAFDLKQKAEVLRPKVLEMSKIIRHRGPDWSGIYSDEKAILAHERLAIVDPASGKQPLFSQDKKLVLAANGEIYNHRELRKQFDGKYQFQTESDCEVILALYQEKGVHFIDEMNGIFGFAIYDVKKDEYFVARDHMGIIPLYIGWDQNGTFYVASELKALEGYCTKIQLFPPGHYLSSKDGEFVQWYKREWTDYDAVKENATSIEEIKKALEAAVHRQLMSDVPYGVLLSGGLDSSITSAVAKKYAQKRIESGDTVDAWYPQLHSFAVGLEGSPDLAAAQVVADHLGTIHHEIKFTIQEGLDAVRDVIYNLETYDVTTVRASTPMYLMARVIKSMGIKMVLSGEGSDELFGGYLYFHKAPNAKEFHEETVRKLSKLHMYDCLRANKSLAAWGIEGRVPFLDKEFMDVAMRINPQDKMINGERMEKWVLRKAFEDMLPASVAWRQKEQFSDGVGYSWIDTLKEMVAKEISDDQLANAKYKFPLQTPTSKEEYYYRSIFNEHFPSDAAALCVPQEASVACSTKIALEWDAAFKNMNDPSGRAVANVHDDAYVKA
- the gyrB gene encoding DNA topoisomerase (ATP-hydrolyzing) subunit B, which gives rise to MSDEIKKNSYSADSIQALEGMEHVRMRPSMYIGDTGVRGLHHLVYEVVDNSIDEALAGHCDTIGVIINEDNSVTVEDNGRGIPVDMHKKEGVSALEVVMTKIGAGGKFDKDSYKVSGGLHGVGVSCVNALSDHLRATVFREGKVYEQEYEKGKAMYPVKQIGETTKRGTMVTFHPDKSIFTQTIEYSYDTLAGRMRELSFLNKGITITLTDRRDVNDKGEFNSEVFHSKEGLKEFVRFLDKGREAIISHVIGMENEKGEVPVEVALVYNTSYSENIFSYVNNINTHEGGTHLQGFRMGLTRTLKKYADASGLLDKLKFEISGDDFREGLTAIISVKVSEPQFEGQTKTKLGNREVVSPVSQAVAEMLENYLEENPNDAKIIVQKVILAAQARHAAKKAREMVQRKTVLGGGGLPGKLSDCSEQDPAKCEVYLVEGDSAGGTAKQGRDRNFQAILPLRGKILNVEKAMHHKVFENEEIRNIFTALGVTIGTDEDSKALNLEKLRYHKVIIMCDADVDGSHISTLILTFFFRFMKELIEGGHVYIAAPPLYLVKKGNKKEYAWNDDQRDSANERMGGSAAIQRYKGLGEMNAEQLWETTMDPNFRTLRRVTIDSLAEADRVFSMLMGDEVPPRREFIEKNAVYAKIDA